From a single Vicia villosa cultivar HV-30 ecotype Madison, WI unplaced genomic scaffold, Vvil1.0 ctg.003534F_1_1, whole genome shotgun sequence genomic region:
- the LOC131641150 gene encoding uncharacterized protein LOC131641150 isoform X1 produces the protein MSEGYYISKKTDDICEDVCGEQGTPAALNMSRRLKCILRGLDFKTYMFMFIIIPIGVFLIYLHGQKISYFLRPLWESPPKPFHEIPHYYHENVSMESLCKLHGWGIRESPRRVFDAVLFSNEVEMLTIRWKEMYPYVSQYVLLESNSTFTGFVKPLVYAGNRDKFKFVEPRLTYGVIGGRFRKKENPFIEEAYQRVALDQLLRIAGIEDDDLLIMSDVDEIPSAHTINLLRWCDEIPPVLHLQLRNYLYSFEFFLDNKSWRASIHRYQADKTRYAHYRQSDVLLSDAGWHCSFCFRRISEFVFKMKAYSHYDRVRFPHYLNPERIQNVICKGADLFDMLPEEYTFKEIIGKLGPIPHSYSAVHLPAYLLNNADRYKYLLPGNCKRESG, from the exons ATGTCTGAGGGTTATTATATTTCGAAGAAGACTGATGATATCTGCGAGGATGTTTGTGGAGAG CAGGGAACGCCGGCAGCGCTGAATATGTCGAGAAGACTGAAGTGTATTTTGAGAGGATTGGACTTCAAGACTTACATGTTTATGTTTATTATCATCCCAATAGGTGTTTTTTTGATCTATTTGCACGGCCAGAAAATCTCATACTTTTTGAGACCACTGTGGGAATCTCCGCCGAAGCCTTTTCATGAAATCCCTCACTATTATCACGAGAACGTGTCGATGGAGTCTCTTTGTAAACTTCATGGATGGGGAATTCGCGAATCTCCAAGGCGTGTCTTTGACGCTGTTTTGTTTAGTAATGAAGTTGAAATGCTTACTATCCGATGGAAAGAAATGTATCCTTATGTTTCACAGTATGTACTTCTAGAATCAAACTCGACGTTTACTGGATTTGTTAAACCATTGGTTTACGCGGGCAATAGGGACAAGTTCAAGTTTGTTGAGCCACGTCTGACATATGGCGTTATTGGTGGGAGGTTCAGGAAAAAGGAAAATCCGTTCATTGAGGAGGCGTATCAAAGAGTTGCGTTGGATCAGCTTTTGAGGATAGCAGGCATTGAAGATGATGATCTTTTGATAATGTCGGATGTTGATGAGATTCCCAGTGCACACACGATTAATCTCTTGAGGTGGTGCGATGAAATACCTCCGGTTCTTCATCTTCAACTGAGGAATTACTTGTACTCTTTCGAGTTTTTTCTCGACAACAAAAGTTGGAGAGCGTCAATCCACAGATACCAGGCCGACAAAACAAGGTATGCACACTATAGACAGTCTGATGTACTGCTATCAGATGCTGGGTGGCATTGTAGTTTCTGTTTCCGCCGTATCAGTGAGTTTGTGTTTAAGATGAAAGCGTACAGCCACTACGATCGGGTGAGGTTCCCTCATTACTTGAACCCTGAACGGATCCAGAATGTGATATGCAAAGGTGCTGACTTATTCGACATGCTTCCCGAAGAGTATACATTCAAGGAGATCATTGGAAAACTTGGACCGATTCCACATTCTTATTCCGCAGTGCATCTTCCTGCATATTTATTAAATAACGCAGATAGATACAAGTACTTGTTACCTGGTAACTGCAAAAGAGAAAGTGGCTGA
- the LOC131641150 gene encoding uncharacterized protein LOC131641150 isoform X2 → MSEGYYISKKTDDICEDVCGEGTPAALNMSRRLKCILRGLDFKTYMFMFIIIPIGVFLIYLHGQKISYFLRPLWESPPKPFHEIPHYYHENVSMESLCKLHGWGIRESPRRVFDAVLFSNEVEMLTIRWKEMYPYVSQYVLLESNSTFTGFVKPLVYAGNRDKFKFVEPRLTYGVIGGRFRKKENPFIEEAYQRVALDQLLRIAGIEDDDLLIMSDVDEIPSAHTINLLRWCDEIPPVLHLQLRNYLYSFEFFLDNKSWRASIHRYQADKTRYAHYRQSDVLLSDAGWHCSFCFRRISEFVFKMKAYSHYDRVRFPHYLNPERIQNVICKGADLFDMLPEEYTFKEIIGKLGPIPHSYSAVHLPAYLLNNADRYKYLLPGNCKRESG, encoded by the exons ATGTCTGAGGGTTATTATATTTCGAAGAAGACTGATGATATCTGCGAGGATGTTTGTGGAGAG GGAACGCCGGCAGCGCTGAATATGTCGAGAAGACTGAAGTGTATTTTGAGAGGATTGGACTTCAAGACTTACATGTTTATGTTTATTATCATCCCAATAGGTGTTTTTTTGATCTATTTGCACGGCCAGAAAATCTCATACTTTTTGAGACCACTGTGGGAATCTCCGCCGAAGCCTTTTCATGAAATCCCTCACTATTATCACGAGAACGTGTCGATGGAGTCTCTTTGTAAACTTCATGGATGGGGAATTCGCGAATCTCCAAGGCGTGTCTTTGACGCTGTTTTGTTTAGTAATGAAGTTGAAATGCTTACTATCCGATGGAAAGAAATGTATCCTTATGTTTCACAGTATGTACTTCTAGAATCAAACTCGACGTTTACTGGATTTGTTAAACCATTGGTTTACGCGGGCAATAGGGACAAGTTCAAGTTTGTTGAGCCACGTCTGACATATGGCGTTATTGGTGGGAGGTTCAGGAAAAAGGAAAATCCGTTCATTGAGGAGGCGTATCAAAGAGTTGCGTTGGATCAGCTTTTGAGGATAGCAGGCATTGAAGATGATGATCTTTTGATAATGTCGGATGTTGATGAGATTCCCAGTGCACACACGATTAATCTCTTGAGGTGGTGCGATGAAATACCTCCGGTTCTTCATCTTCAACTGAGGAATTACTTGTACTCTTTCGAGTTTTTTCTCGACAACAAAAGTTGGAGAGCGTCAATCCACAGATACCAGGCCGACAAAACAAGGTATGCACACTATAGACAGTCTGATGTACTGCTATCAGATGCTGGGTGGCATTGTAGTTTCTGTTTCCGCCGTATCAGTGAGTTTGTGTTTAAGATGAAAGCGTACAGCCACTACGATCGGGTGAGGTTCCCTCATTACTTGAACCCTGAACGGATCCAGAATGTGATATGCAAAGGTGCTGACTTATTCGACATGCTTCCCGAAGAGTATACATTCAAGGAGATCATTGGAAAACTTGGACCGATTCCACATTCTTATTCCGCAGTGCATCTTCCTGCATATTTATTAAATAACGCAGATAGATACAAGTACTTGTTACCTGGTAACTGCAAAAGAGAAAGTGGCTGA